In the genome of Bradyrhizobium sp. CIAT3101, one region contains:
- a CDS encoding L,D-transpeptidase family protein, with amino-acid sequence MTSVNGSRFAAAPVRLWQFAILTAAGAIGTTSQAEAAFYYTPDYSGTSYYSQPERHTEGPRQKPQKRGAGAGKKETLAEKEAGAKPQGPLVIVVSIDRQKVTIYDSKGVFAESPVSTGMKGHSTPMGVFSVIQKHKFHHSNIYSGAPMPYMQRITWSGVAMHAGVLPGYPASHGCIRMPMAFAVKMWNWTKMGARVIVAPGQMTPQNFSHPMLASLRVPPQPAASLEPTTSVGDKADKGAPETKVTDAKPAGTKSPETKTASADSVLELRSSVGHTVMSDVTTGNAPVREEAAKTETTTDAKSTEASEPARQPDAASTDAKPAEAPKTTSDEKPADSVEAAKSDAPKAETAPAETAKSEPTKSEPTKPEPGKADAAATEKKPDAAVTATAPAQAASPDAKKDQTRVADPAPSVKPDLPKRTGQIAVFISRKDSKLYVRQNFAPLFDVPVTIAASDRPLGTHVFTADVDKTDSNALHWSVVSLPVAVRAASREDDGHVTRRQRGAAVIPVAAKPVITPDSPAEALDRITIPADTMAKINEMLTTGGSVIVSDQGINQGETGEGTDFIVRLY; translated from the coding sequence ATGACTAGCGTGAACGGGTCCCGTTTTGCTGCCGCGCCGGTGCGGCTGTGGCAGTTTGCCATTCTGACGGCCGCGGGGGCGATCGGTACGACCAGCCAGGCAGAAGCCGCGTTCTATTACACACCGGACTATTCGGGCACGTCCTACTACTCCCAGCCAGAGCGACATACCGAGGGACCGCGACAGAAGCCGCAGAAGCGCGGCGCGGGAGCGGGCAAGAAAGAAACCCTCGCCGAGAAGGAGGCCGGCGCGAAGCCGCAGGGTCCGCTCGTGATCGTCGTCTCGATCGACCGGCAGAAGGTGACGATTTACGACTCCAAGGGCGTGTTCGCGGAGTCGCCGGTGTCGACCGGCATGAAGGGCCACTCGACGCCGATGGGCGTGTTCAGCGTCATCCAGAAGCACAAATTCCACCACTCCAACATCTATAGCGGCGCGCCGATGCCGTACATGCAGCGGATCACCTGGTCCGGTGTCGCCATGCATGCCGGCGTGCTGCCGGGCTATCCGGCCTCGCACGGCTGCATCCGCATGCCGATGGCGTTCGCGGTGAAGATGTGGAACTGGACCAAGATGGGCGCGCGCGTGATCGTCGCGCCCGGCCAGATGACGCCGCAGAACTTCTCGCATCCGATGCTCGCCTCGCTGCGCGTCCCGCCGCAGCCGGCCGCAAGCCTCGAACCGACAACGAGCGTCGGCGACAAGGCGGACAAGGGCGCGCCCGAGACCAAGGTCACGGACGCCAAGCCCGCCGGGACGAAGTCTCCTGAGACGAAGACCGCGAGCGCCGACAGCGTGCTCGAGCTGCGCTCCAGCGTCGGCCATACCGTGATGTCGGATGTGACCACCGGCAATGCACCGGTCCGCGAGGAAGCCGCCAAGACCGAGACAACGACGGACGCCAAGTCCACCGAGGCCTCCGAGCCGGCCAGGCAGCCCGACGCGGCGAGCACCGACGCAAAGCCTGCAGAAGCTCCCAAGACGACATCGGACGAGAAGCCGGCTGACTCCGTCGAGGCTGCGAAGTCCGACGCGCCGAAGGCGGAAACTGCGCCTGCCGAAACGGCAAAGTCCGAACCGACCAAATCCGAGCCGACCAAGCCCGAGCCGGGCAAGGCTGACGCTGCAGCGACCGAGAAGAAGCCCGACGCGGCGGTGACCGCAACGGCGCCGGCGCAAGCCGCCTCGCCGGACGCAAAGAAAGATCAGACCCGCGTCGCCGATCCCGCGCCGTCCGTGAAGCCGGACCTGCCGAAGCGGACCGGCCAGATCGCGGTGTTCATCAGCCGCAAGGATTCCAAGCTCTACGTGCGGCAGAACTTTGCGCCGCTGTTCGACGTGCCCGTGACGATTGCGGCAAGCGACCGCCCGCTCGGCACGCATGTCTTCACCGCCGACGTCGACAAGACCGATTCCAACGCGCTGCATTGGTCCGTGGTGTCGCTGCCCGTCGCCGTCCGCGCCGCTTCGCGCGAGGACGATGGACACGTTACGCGCCGCCAGCGTGGCGCCGCCGTGATCCCCGTCGCCGCAAAGCCGGTGATCACGCCGGACAGCCCGGCCGAGGCACTGGATCGCATCACGATCCCCGCCGACACCATGGCGAAGATCAACGAGATGCTCACCACCGGCGGCTCGGTGATCGTCTCCGACCAGGGCATCAATCAGGGCGAGACCGGCGAAGGTACCGACTTCATCGTCCGCCTGTACTAG
- a CDS encoding glutathione peroxidase produces MLNRRAVLTTALLAAATSATRVQADGGMSRISAYAFSFPALSGDDIRLAAFTGKPVLVVNTASLCGYTPQYAGLQELWSEFRERGLTVIGVPSNDFGGQEPGGTSEISETAHHQYGVTFPITAKAIVVGAKAHPFYRWAAEARPKEVPKWNFHKYLIGRDGYIAEVFPSAVEPADTRIKTAIARTLADS; encoded by the coding sequence ATGTTGAACCGCAGAGCCGTTCTCACCACAGCGCTTCTCGCAGCAGCCACATCGGCTACGCGCGTGCAGGCCGATGGCGGCATGAGCCGTATCTCCGCTTACGCATTCTCGTTCCCCGCGTTGTCCGGCGACGACATTCGCCTCGCCGCCTTCACCGGCAAGCCTGTGCTGGTGGTGAACACCGCTTCGCTGTGCGGCTACACCCCGCAATATGCCGGGCTGCAGGAGCTCTGGAGCGAGTTTCGCGAGCGCGGGCTCACCGTGATCGGCGTGCCCTCCAACGATTTCGGCGGCCAGGAGCCCGGCGGCACCAGCGAGATCTCGGAGACCGCGCACCACCAATACGGCGTTACCTTCCCCATCACCGCCAAGGCCATCGTGGTCGGGGCGAAGGCGCATCCGTTCTACAGATGGGCGGCCGAGGCACGGCCGAAGGAGGTCCCGAAGTGGAACTTCCACAAGTACCTGATCGGCCGCGACGGCTACATCGCCGAGGTGTTTCCGTCGGCTGTCGAGCCCGCCGACACGCGCATCAAGACGGCGATCGCCAGAACCCTGGCTGACAGTTGA